From a region of the Thermus caldilimi genome:
- a CDS encoding diguanylate cyclase, which translates to MVLPYPVIALGSVLLGLWVGLLGYTDPYILPWFMVFTAATASVYGLGWGLLAAGLSTLLLLPFPGFNLMALALLLLSALLADGIGQSLRRAHRRAKALARSQKLLAEALEALPQAPDREALLRTLPERLAALGEGGHVGVWVPTPQGFRLLESVPPLPLQEVPASGVLGRAFREGHPAYVPDVSQEPGYIPAPGLRTLAELALPLWERGEVVAILNLERDSPFAPEEVEGLSRFAQAVSLQLDRLVDLEERRLMAELAERLQSATRLSEAGEKALALLLQALNLPSGTLWEARGGRMEALAHQGVEEPTLLRVLKEGLPYGVGLAWQVYETQSPVFTARYAEENQVVPALKALGWRTFAALPIPSPGAPRSRRVLVVGQKEERPWRQAEVELLLLFCRTLGLGLERLTEKNRHQGVNQLFLNLLQHPPEDLYQPLLEEAIRQVPGAEAGSLLVLEEGVYRFRAAVGYDLEGLQAVRFTPEAMLLWYSRPPEKARRGEPRVMSTEERPIAEISHQTAPEEVIDRAGRAREIQANLCLPIPYKGEILAYLNLDNLHDPKAFGEDSLGAAHFFAAPLATLLHESRTRKLLEEAALTDPLTGLGNRRAFDRFLLEELRRAERYGYPLSLAILDLRGFKGVNDRLGHAVGDLALIKVAEALQKERRNGDRLFRWGGDEFAAIFPHTPKNGAIAAAFRYARAIEGLCFDGLCLGVNIGVAAYPEDGRSADELLSTADTRMYQAKNLGLPVMA; encoded by the coding sequence ATGGTCCTGCCCTATCCGGTTATCGCCTTGGGATCCGTCCTCTTGGGCCTCTGGGTAGGGCTTTTGGGCTACACCGACCCTTACATCCTCCCTTGGTTCATGGTCTTCACCGCGGCCACCGCCAGCGTGTACGGGCTCGGCTGGGGCCTTCTTGCCGCCGGGCTCTCCACCCTCCTCCTGCTCCCCTTCCCTGGGTTTAACCTGATGGCCCTGGCCCTGCTCCTCCTCTCCGCGCTGCTGGCGGACGGGATCGGCCAGAGCCTGCGCCGGGCCCACCGCCGGGCCAAGGCCCTGGCCCGAAGCCAGAAGCTCTTGGCGGAGGCCCTCGAGGCCCTGCCCCAAGCTCCGGACCGGGAGGCCCTTCTCCGGACCCTCCCTGAGCGCCTGGCGGCCTTAGGGGAAGGGGGGCACGTGGGGGTCTGGGTGCCCACCCCTCAGGGCTTCCGCCTCTTGGAAAGCGTCCCTCCCCTCCCCCTCCAAGAAGTACCCGCCAGCGGGGTGCTGGGCCGGGCCTTCCGGGAGGGGCACCCCGCGTATGTTCCCGACGTAAGCCAAGAGCCCGGCTACATCCCCGCCCCGGGCCTGCGCACCCTGGCGGAGCTGGCCCTGCCCCTCTGGGAACGGGGGGAGGTGGTGGCCATCCTGAACCTCGAGCGGGATAGCCCCTTTGCACCGGAAGAGGTGGAGGGCCTTTCCCGCTTCGCCCAGGCGGTGAGCCTCCAGCTGGACCGCCTGGTGGACCTGGAAGAGCGAAGGCTCATGGCTGAGCTCGCGGAACGCCTGCAGAGCGCCACCCGCCTGTCCGAGGCCGGGGAAAAGGCCCTGGCCCTGCTCCTCCAGGCCTTGAACCTGCCCTCGGGCACCCTCTGGGAGGCCCGCGGCGGGCGCATGGAAGCCCTGGCCCACCAAGGGGTGGAGGAGCCCACCCTCCTCCGGGTGCTGAAGGAGGGGCTCCCCTACGGGGTGGGCCTGGCCTGGCAGGTGTACGAGACGCAAAGCCCCGTCTTCACCGCCCGCTACGCGGAGGAAAACCAGGTGGTGCCCGCCCTCAAGGCCCTGGGCTGGCGCACCTTCGCCGCCTTGCCCATCCCCTCCCCTGGCGCCCCCAGAAGCCGCCGGGTGCTGGTGGTGGGCCAAAAGGAGGAGCGGCCTTGGCGCCAGGCGGAGGTGGAACTCCTCCTCCTCTTCTGCCGCACCCTGGGGCTGGGCTTGGAACGTTTGACGGAGAAAAACCGCCACCAGGGGGTCAACCAGCTTTTCCTCAACCTCCTCCAACACCCCCCGGAAGACCTCTACCAGCCCCTCCTGGAAGAGGCCATCCGCCAGGTGCCGGGGGCGGAGGCGGGAAGCCTCCTGGTGTTGGAGGAGGGGGTGTACCGCTTCAGGGCGGCGGTGGGGTACGACCTGGAAGGATTGCAAGCGGTACGCTTCACCCCCGAGGCCATGCTTCTTTGGTACAGCCGTCCTCCCGAAAAGGCCCGCCGAGGGGAACCCCGGGTCATGAGCACAGAGGAGCGCCCCATTGCGGAGATCAGCCACCAAACGGCGCCGGAAGAGGTCATCGACCGGGCGGGCCGCGCCCGGGAGATCCAGGCCAACCTCTGCCTGCCCATCCCCTATAAGGGGGAAATCCTGGCCTACCTGAACCTGGACAACCTCCACGACCCCAAGGCCTTCGGGGAGGATTCCCTGGGAGCCGCCCACTTCTTCGCCGCCCCCCTCGCCACCCTGCTCCACGAAAGCCGCACCCGCAAGCTCCTGGAGGAGGCCGCCCTTACCGACCCCCTCACGGGCCTCGGGAACCGGCGGGCCTTCGACCGCTTCCTCCTGGAGGAGCTGAGGCGGGCTGAGCGCTACGGCTATCCCCTTTCCCTGGCCATCCTGGACCTAAGGGGCTTCAAGGGGGTGAACGACCGCCTGGGCCACGCCGTGGGCGACCTAGCCCTCATAAAGGTGGCGGAAGCCCTGCAAAAGGAAAGGCGCAACGGGGACCGCCTCTTCCGCTGGGGCGGGGACGAGTTCGCCGCCATCTTCCCCCATACCCCCAAGAATGGGGCCATCGCCGCCGCCTTCCGCTACGCCCGGGCGATAGAGGGGCTTTGCTTTGACGGGCTTTGCCTGGGGGTGAACATCGGCGTGGCCGCCTACCCCGAGGACGGGAGGTCTGCGGACGAACTCCTCTCCACCGCCGACACCCGCATGTACCAGGCCAAAAACCTGGGCCTCCCGGTCATGGCTTGA
- a CDS encoding bifunctional diguanylate cyclase/phosphodiesterase, whose product MERTPGGRIVWPLLPLLRKGLSGLGESLQLVAEALSAQRAYLFRLERRGEAWFASQLAEWAASGVSPQLQNPALQNLPLREAGYGRWLERFLEDQAVAGPVASFPEEERPLLEAQDIQSLLVVPIRVEGELWGFLGVDDCQRPRAFSPEEEASLRGLAEALARTLELWEQSRWLKQLVEASPFYLARLDREGRLLYANPALRAAFPDPPSLPLAEALAVPGRPRTHTSRGMRAVEWTLLAVPGPGGEVLEILALGVDVTEREEAQAKEARWSTFRKNLLKVYETLMAEGLSDSIFGLILDAALDTLPSAQAGSVTVLMEDGCYHFVAARGYDLRTLRQVCLRPEEPLSLTGHREAQIFTWKDLERFNARLDEKRRKVMEEAGRVREIQAILSVPVYLAGERKAFLYLDNFEREDAFTPLDLELAQAFASQLGLLLRRLELEGRLQHLVYHDPLTGLPNRLFFLEKLAQALKEVGEETHSLAVLYLDLDGLKLVNDLEGHAAGDEVLRTMAARLRAALRPRDLLARQGGDEFLVLLTGLKAPEEAARVAERLLEVVRLPLPLGGRVHHLSTSIGIALGEPGLSPGELLQRADLALYRAKGEGKDRLAFFEAHLQEALRREMRLLEALREDLERGEGLWLAYQPIVDLRTGKKVALEALLRWRLAPPAEFVPLAERHRLMPELGRWVLRQVCRERERHGLPVHVNVSPQELLDPGYPARVAEVLEEAACPPEELVLEVTETSLIPDERGRDANKALALLRKLGVRVFLDDFGSGYSSLERLSALPVDGVKLGQAFTRALGSPPDPESPAARLVAAVLALARALGLTAIAEGIEDEATRDYLRRLGFPLGQGYLWGRPEPLAPL is encoded by the coding sequence ATGGAGCGCACACCGGGCGGGCGCATCGTTTGGCCCCTGCTTCCCCTCCTGCGGAAGGGGCTTTCCGGCCTGGGGGAGTCCCTGCAACTGGTGGCGGAGGCCCTCTCGGCCCAACGGGCCTACCTCTTCCGCTTGGAAAGGCGGGGCGAGGCTTGGTTCGCCTCTCAGCTGGCGGAGTGGGCAGCCTCTGGCGTTTCGCCCCAGCTCCAGAACCCCGCTTTGCAGAACCTGCCTCTGCGGGAGGCGGGGTACGGGCGCTGGCTGGAGCGCTTCCTGGAGGACCAGGCGGTGGCAGGCCCCGTAGCCTCCTTCCCCGAGGAGGAAAGGCCCCTCCTGGAGGCCCAGGACATCCAAAGCCTCCTGGTGGTGCCCATCCGGGTGGAAGGGGAGCTCTGGGGCTTCCTGGGGGTGGACGACTGCCAGCGCCCCCGGGCCTTCAGCCCGGAAGAAGAGGCTTCCCTCCGGGGACTGGCGGAAGCCCTAGCCCGCACCCTGGAGCTTTGGGAACAGAGCCGTTGGCTAAAGCAGCTGGTGGAGGCCTCTCCCTTCTACCTGGCCCGCCTGGACCGGGAAGGTCGCCTCCTCTACGCCAACCCCGCCCTCCGGGCCGCCTTCCCGGACCCCCCCTCCCTCCCCCTGGCGGAGGCCTTGGCCGTCCCGGGCCGCCCCCGCACCCACACTTCCCGGGGCATGCGGGCGGTGGAGTGGACGCTCCTGGCCGTTCCGGGCCCAGGAGGTGAGGTGCTGGAGATCCTCGCCTTAGGGGTGGACGTGACGGAAAGGGAGGAAGCCCAGGCCAAGGAGGCGCGTTGGAGCACCTTCCGCAAGAACCTTCTAAAGGTCTACGAGACCCTCATGGCCGAAGGGCTTTCCGACTCCATCTTCGGCCTGATCCTGGACGCCGCCTTGGACACCCTCCCCAGCGCCCAGGCGGGGAGCGTCACCGTGCTCATGGAGGACGGTTGCTACCACTTCGTGGCCGCCCGGGGCTACGACCTGAGGACCCTGCGCCAGGTGTGCCTGCGCCCCGAGGAACCCCTCTCCCTGACCGGCCACCGGGAGGCCCAGATCTTTACCTGGAAGGACCTGGAGCGCTTTAACGCCCGCTTGGACGAGAAAAGGCGCAAGGTGATGGAGGAAGCCGGTAGGGTGCGGGAGATCCAGGCCATCCTCTCCGTCCCCGTGTACCTGGCGGGGGAGCGTAAGGCCTTTTTGTACCTGGATAACTTTGAGCGGGAGGATGCCTTCACCCCCTTGGACCTGGAGCTGGCCCAGGCCTTCGCCAGCCAGCTGGGGCTTCTCCTTAGAAGGCTGGAGCTCGAGGGGAGGCTACAGCACCTGGTCTACCACGACCCTCTCACCGGCCTTCCCAACCGCCTCTTCTTCCTGGAGAAGCTGGCCCAGGCCCTAAAGGAGGTTGGGGAAGAAACCCATAGCCTGGCCGTCTTGTACCTGGACCTGGACGGCCTCAAGCTGGTGAACGACCTGGAGGGCCACGCCGCCGGGGACGAGGTGCTGCGGACCATGGCCGCTCGGCTAAGGGCCGCCCTCCGTCCCCGGGATCTCCTGGCCCGGCAAGGTGGGGACGAGTTTTTGGTCCTCCTCACGGGGCTCAAGGCACCCGAAGAGGCCGCGCGGGTAGCGGAGCGGCTTTTAGAGGTGGTGCGCCTGCCCCTGCCCCTGGGGGGCCGGGTCCACCACCTCTCCACCTCCATCGGGATCGCCCTAGGGGAACCCGGCCTCTCCCCAGGAGAGCTCCTGCAGAGGGCCGACCTGGCCCTCTACCGGGCCAAGGGGGAAGGGAAGGACCGCCTGGCCTTCTTCGAGGCCCACCTGCAGGAGGCCCTGCGCCGGGAGATGCGCCTCTTGGAGGCCCTGCGGGAGGACCTGGAGCGGGGGGAGGGCCTTTGGCTCGCCTACCAACCCATCGTGGATCTCAGGACCGGTAAAAAAGTGGCTCTAGAAGCGCTTCTCCGCTGGCGGCTCGCCCCCCCTGCGGAGTTCGTCCCCTTGGCGGAGCGGCACCGCCTCATGCCCGAGCTGGGGCGGTGGGTGCTGCGCCAGGTCTGCCGGGAAAGGGAAAGGCACGGCCTGCCCGTCCACGTGAACGTAAGCCCCCAGGAGCTTTTGGACCCCGGTTACCCCGCTCGAGTGGCGGAGGTGTTGGAGGAAGCGGCCTGCCCCCCGGAGGAACTGGTCCTGGAGGTCACGGAAACCTCCCTCATCCCCGACGAGCGAGGCAGGGACGCCAACAAGGCCCTCGCCCTCCTCCGGAAGCTAGGGGTGAGGGTCTTCCTGGACGACTTCGGCTCCGGCTACTCCAGCCTGGAGCGCCTCTCAGCCCTCCCCGTGGACGGGGTCAAGCTGGGCCAGGCCTTCACCCGGGCCTTGGGAAGCCCCCCGGACCCGGAAAGCCCCGCCGCCCGGCTGGTGGCCGCTGTCTTGGCCTTGGCGCGGGCCCTGGGCCTCACCGCCATCGCCGAGGGCATCGAGGACGAGGCCACCCGCGACTACCTGCGGCGCCTGGGCTTCCCCTTGGGCCAGGGTTACCTCTGGGGGAGGCCCGAGCCCCTGGCACCCCTATAA
- a CDS encoding PAS domain S-box protein — MRLSEPLKITLVYAVFSLAWILGSDRLLLGLFPAAEALTRWQTGKGLLFVLLSSLLIHLLAKRWEESHRQAAETLEVAERRFRLLFQAHPLPMWVYDLESLRFLEVNQAAVEKYGYTREEFLTMTILGIRPERERTKLLEDLKNPRPPLQHSGPWTHRLKNGREIQVEIFSHLLEWEERPAVLVVALDVTQRLQAEATMRLLQNALEAAYEAVVLTDRSGHIEWVNPAFTQLTGYTLEKALGKNPRILKSGVQDQAFYENLWDTILSGRVWEGEIVNRRKDGTLYTEHMTITPVREGGEIRHFVAIKRDVTEEKARERALRESEALFRTLAETAPALILMWQEERLTFANEEAIRLTGYTREELASRPIWEFVHPADRAMVRERGLARLRGEAPPSRYTFRILTKEGEVRWLDYSAARVEIGGKPAIMGVGLDITEAKERELALEAFARVSIALRQSEELKEMMEAALDAALKALEAPVGSILLYDADTGRLEEAASHGWLKEIPTPETLGEEGLVARAFRGEVVVSPDLKRDPRVRPGAKPLVPEGWSGVVAPLLAGKEPVGTLTLAWPHPRTPTASEANRILLLVEAIGNAVRRASLRRKLALRVEHLEALRAVDQAIAASLELEPALEVFFNQVMRLPLEAAALFLYDPKEKVLELRGLRGFYTPKRAVPRRLLLGQGHVGRAALTGEVVFVPDLAQDPGTEPEFTLKEGLVAEKAYPLFAKGRLLGVLATFTRRPWNLAPEDEEFLESLVSQGAVALDNALTFQDLLKSQRELEAAYDLTLWGWAKAVELRDQETAGHTERVTELTLRLARALGVPEEDLDDIRRGAILHDVGKLAIPDAILLKPGPLTEEEWTIMKKHPVYAYEWLSGIPFLKKALEIPYAHHERWDGLGYPRGLKGQEIPLAARIFAVVDVYDALTSDRPYRKAWSREKALAYIEEQGGQQFDPEVVAAFLRLMAGEEHRLS, encoded by the coding sequence GTGCGGCTGAGCGAGCCCTTGAAAATCACCCTCGTCTACGCCGTGTTCTCCCTGGCCTGGATCCTAGGTAGCGACCGCCTCCTCCTAGGCCTCTTCCCCGCCGCCGAAGCGCTTACGCGGTGGCAGACCGGAAAGGGCCTGCTCTTTGTCCTCCTCTCCTCCCTGCTCATCCACCTCCTGGCAAAACGCTGGGAGGAAAGCCACAGGCAAGCGGCGGAAACCCTGGAAGTTGCGGAACGACGCTTCCGTCTCCTCTTCCAGGCCCATCCCCTGCCCATGTGGGTGTACGACCTGGAGAGCTTGCGTTTCTTGGAGGTAAATCAGGCTGCCGTGGAAAAGTACGGCTATACCCGGGAAGAGTTCCTCACCATGACCATTTTGGGCATCCGGCCCGAAAGGGAACGCACCAAGCTCCTAGAGGACCTAAAAAACCCGAGGCCTCCCCTGCAACACTCGGGCCCCTGGACTCACCGCCTCAAGAACGGGCGGGAGATCCAGGTGGAAATCTTCTCCCATCTCCTTGAATGGGAGGAGAGGCCTGCGGTGCTGGTGGTAGCCCTGGACGTAACCCAACGCCTTCAGGCTGAGGCCACCATGCGCCTCTTGCAAAATGCCCTGGAAGCCGCCTATGAAGCCGTGGTCCTCACCGACCGCTCGGGACACATAGAGTGGGTGAACCCCGCCTTCACCCAGCTTACTGGCTACACCCTGGAGAAAGCCCTGGGGAAAAACCCCCGCATCCTGAAGTCCGGTGTGCAGGACCAGGCCTTCTACGAGAATCTTTGGGACACCATCCTCTCCGGAAGGGTGTGGGAAGGGGAAATCGTCAACCGCCGCAAGGACGGCACCCTTTACACCGAGCACATGACCATAACCCCCGTAAGGGAGGGCGGGGAGATCCGTCACTTCGTTGCCATCAAGCGGGACGTCACCGAAGAAAAGGCCCGGGAAAGAGCCTTAAGGGAATCGGAAGCCCTCTTCCGCACCCTGGCGGAAACCGCCCCTGCCCTCATCCTCATGTGGCAGGAGGAGCGCCTTACCTTTGCCAACGAGGAAGCCATCCGCCTCACCGGCTACACCCGGGAGGAACTCGCTAGCCGCCCCATCTGGGAGTTTGTCCACCCCGCTGACCGAGCTATGGTCCGGGAACGGGGTCTGGCCCGGCTCCGGGGGGAAGCCCCTCCCAGCCGCTACACCTTCCGCATCCTCACCAAGGAGGGGGAGGTGCGCTGGCTGGACTACTCCGCCGCCCGAGTGGAGATCGGCGGTAAGCCCGCCATCATGGGCGTGGGCCTAGACATCACCGAGGCCAAGGAACGGGAACTGGCCCTCGAGGCCTTCGCCCGGGTCAGCATAGCCCTGCGGCAAAGCGAGGAGCTTAAGGAAATGATGGAGGCCGCTTTGGATGCGGCCCTGAAAGCCTTGGAGGCCCCGGTGGGTAGCATCCTCCTCTATGACGCTGACACCGGCCGATTAGAGGAAGCGGCGAGCCACGGCTGGCTTAAGGAGATCCCCACGCCGGAAACCCTGGGGGAGGAGGGCCTGGTGGCCCGGGCCTTCCGGGGTGAGGTGGTGGTGAGCCCGGATTTGAAGCGGGATCCAAGGGTACGCCCCGGAGCCAAGCCCTTGGTCCCCGAAGGGTGGAGCGGGGTGGTGGCTCCCCTCCTGGCGGGGAAAGAACCCGTGGGCACCCTCACCCTGGCCTGGCCCCACCCCCGCACCCCCACGGCCTCTGAGGCGAACCGGATCCTCCTCTTGGTTGAGGCCATAGGCAACGCCGTCCGCCGGGCGAGCCTACGGCGCAAGCTGGCCCTGCGGGTGGAGCACCTCGAGGCCCTGCGGGCCGTGGACCAGGCCATCGCCGCCTCCCTGGAACTGGAGCCCGCCCTAGAGGTCTTCTTCAATCAGGTGATGCGCCTCCCCCTGGAGGCCGCAGCCCTCTTCCTTTATGACCCGAAGGAAAAGGTCCTGGAGCTCCGGGGCCTGCGGGGGTTCTACACCCCCAAGCGGGCGGTTCCCCGGCGCTTACTCTTGGGCCAAGGCCACGTGGGAAGGGCCGCCCTCACGGGTGAGGTGGTCTTCGTTCCCGACCTGGCCCAAGACCCTGGGACCGAGCCCGAGTTCACGCTAAAGGAGGGGCTGGTGGCGGAAAAGGCCTACCCCCTCTTCGCCAAGGGGCGGCTCCTTGGGGTTCTTGCAACCTTCACCCGTAGACCTTGGAACCTTGCACCTGAGGACGAGGAGTTTTTGGAGTCCTTGGTATCCCAGGGGGCCGTGGCCCTGGACAATGCCCTCACCTTCCAGGACCTTCTGAAAAGCCAACGGGAACTGGAGGCCGCTTACGACCTGACCCTTTGGGGCTGGGCTAAGGCGGTGGAGTTAAGGGACCAGGAAACCGCCGGCCACACCGAGCGGGTCACGGAGCTCACCCTGCGCCTCGCCCGCGCCCTGGGGGTGCCCGAGGAAGACCTGGACGACATCCGGCGGGGGGCCATCCTCCACGACGTGGGCAAGCTGGCCATCCCCGACGCCATCCTCCTCAAGCCCGGCCCCCTCACCGAGGAGGAGTGGACCATCATGAAGAAGCACCCCGTCTACGCTTACGAGTGGCTTTCCGGCATCCCCTTCCTCAAAAAGGCCCTGGAGATCCCCTACGCCCACCACGAGCGCTGGGACGGCTTGGGCTACCCCCGGGGGCTGAAGGGGCAGGAGATCCCCCTTGCCGCCCGCATCTTCGCCGTGGTGGACGTGTACGACGCCCTGACCTCCGACCGCCCTTACCGGAAGGCTTGGTCCAGGGAAAAGGCCCTGGCCTACATAGAGGAGCAAGGAGGCCAGCAGTTTGACCCCGAGGTGGTGGCGGCCTTCCTGAGGTTGATGGCCGGGGAAGAGCATCGCCTGTCCTAA
- a CDS encoding protoglobin domain-containing protein: MKRVVLREEALVLDLPPLPEEVFADLLAFGGLGEEEKRAMRLDAERLLEEAASFVAGVYDHLSRHPGTARALGWEGRVPEEELYARRAFFSAWLARAIGVDTSKEFAREVYRAGLWHGGLGPKRAWIPPEYVGLSFAQVGRYVAERVRDVRPWLIYLSAQEEVMRKGFDAALALREGKAAVRFQALGLAHPALPRPLSLRAGSVGEALHKVFTATPALRDLALEALAAEEEVGLWLEPKTLWRLRPRWAVLLNGRDVRYLQGLATPLREGDLLTLLPPGR, from the coding sequence GTGAAAAGGGTGGTGCTGCGCGAGGAAGCCCTTGTCCTGGACCTGCCGCCTTTGCCTGAGGAGGTCTTTGCCGACCTTCTCGCCTTTGGCGGCCTTGGGGAGGAGGAGAAACGGGCCATGCGCCTGGATGCGGAAAGGCTCCTTGAGGAAGCGGCTTCCTTTGTGGCTGGGGTTTACGACCACCTAAGCCGCCACCCCGGAACCGCCCGGGCCTTGGGCTGGGAGGGAAGGGTGCCGGAGGAGGAGCTTTACGCGAGGCGGGCTTTCTTCTCCGCCTGGCTGGCCCGCGCCATCGGGGTGGATACCTCCAAGGAGTTCGCCCGGGAGGTATACCGGGCGGGGCTCTGGCATGGGGGCTTGGGCCCCAAGAGAGCCTGGATTCCCCCGGAGTACGTGGGCCTTTCCTTCGCCCAGGTGGGGCGGTACGTGGCGGAGAGGGTGCGGGATGTGCGCCCCTGGCTCATCTACCTCTCCGCCCAGGAGGAGGTGATGCGGAAAGGGTTTGACGCCGCCCTTGCCCTTAGGGAGGGGAAGGCGGCTGTGCGCTTCCAGGCTTTGGGCCTGGCCCACCCCGCCCTGCCCAGACCCCTTTCCTTAAGGGCGGGAAGCGTAGGGGAGGCGTTACACAAGGTTTTCACCGCAACCCCCGCTTTAAGGGACCTGGCCCTGGAGGCCCTGGCCGCCGAGGAGGAGGTGGGGCTTTGGCTGGAGCCTAAGACCCTCTGGCGGCTTAGGCCCCGGTGGGCGGTGCTTCTAAACGGCCGGGATGTGCGTTACCTTCAGGGCCTGGCCACCCCTTTGCGAGAAGGCGACCTTCTCACCCTTCTGCCCCCGGGCCGCTAG
- a CDS encoding DUF2249 domain-containing protein has translation MAGADRQEVVRPEMKVAEVLRRWPQLLQVLAEASPAFQKLKNPLLRKTMPNLVTVAQAAKIGGLEPEELVARLNRALGVEARPEVPVGEVESLLGTPPPPWLSAPLGFHLDVRPILEQGGEPFQAIMAAAREVGPGTKLVLEVLFEPIPLYKVLGKQGFLAWCERLGERHYRVHFYRQGVREGQGVVAGPASLSEEDWRDYQAEVFIEENLEPPLPMMRVLEALARLRPGEKLLVHHVRRPVHLLARLEEEGHAYLLKDLGPGQVRILIRKGG, from the coding sequence ATGGCGGGTGCGGATCGGCAAGAGGTAGTCCGGCCTGAGATGAAGGTGGCCGAGGTTTTGCGGCGCTGGCCCCAGCTCCTTCAGGTCCTGGCGGAGGCCAGCCCCGCTTTCCAGAAGCTCAAAAACCCCCTTCTGCGCAAGACTATGCCCAACCTGGTCACCGTGGCCCAGGCGGCCAAGATCGGGGGGCTGGAGCCAGAGGAGCTGGTGGCCCGCCTCAACCGGGCCCTGGGGGTGGAGGCCAGGCCGGAGGTGCCGGTGGGGGAAGTGGAAAGCCTTCTTGGCACCCCACCTCCTCCCTGGCTATCCGCCCCCCTTGGCTTCCACTTGGACGTGCGGCCCATTCTGGAGCAGGGAGGAGAGCCCTTCCAGGCCATCATGGCAGCGGCCCGGGAGGTGGGACCCGGAACGAAGCTGGTTTTGGAGGTGCTCTTTGAACCCATTCCCCTTTACAAGGTCCTGGGAAAGCAGGGCTTTTTGGCCTGGTGCGAGCGGCTTGGGGAGAGGCACTACCGCGTTCACTTTTACCGCCAGGGGGTGAGGGAAGGGCAGGGGGTGGTCGCGGGTCCTGCTTCCTTAAGCGAGGAGGACTGGCGGGACTACCAGGCGGAGGTTTTCATTGAGGAGAACCTCGAGCCCCCCCTGCCCATGATGCGGGTCCTGGAGGCCTTGGCCAGGCTAAGGCCTGGGGAGAAGCTTCTGGTCCACCACGTGCGCCGTCCGGTGCACCTCCTGGCCCGCCTCGAGGAGGAGGGGCACGCCTACCTCCTCAAGGACCTGGGCCCGGGGCAGGTGAGGATCCTGATCCGCAAGGGAGGCTAG
- a CDS encoding DUF2249 domain-containing protein, with protein MELDVRTLPPRERHPRIFALFDSLKAGESFVLVNDHDPKPLYYQFMAERPGQVDWAYLEEGPEVWRVRIGKR; from the coding sequence ATGGAGCTGGATGTGCGCACCTTACCCCCACGGGAACGGCACCCTAGGATTTTTGCCTTGTTTGACAGCCTAAAGGCCGGGGAAAGCTTTGTCCTGGTCAATGACCACGACCCTAAGCCCCTTTACTACCAGTTCATGGCGGAAAGGCCGGGGCAGGTGGACTGGGCGTACCTCGAGGAGGGCCCGGAGGTATGGCGGGTGCGGATCGGCAAGAGGTAG
- a CDS encoding MFS transporter, which yields MLKAYKGTWIPEWNPEDPKRWDSALAWRTLWITTFNLTLAFIAWFVVSALVVRLPKVGFELSTLQLFWLTAMPGLAGGSLRIIWTFLPPILGTRHLVTFSTLLLLIPLLGWSFAVQNTNTPYWVLLLLAFLAGIGGGNFSGFMPSTSYFFPKRLQGTALGLQAGIGNFGVSVVQFVTPWVIGFALFGSLLGGPQTFTPQPGVSQPIWLQNATFLWVPFVLVGSWLAWVYLRSVPVRANFREQFDIFRDKHTWIMTSLYVMTFGSFSGFSAIFPLLIREVYGKFDGAPDPLKYAFLGPLVGSLARIVAGPLSDRYGGAIVTQVSAVGIFLSALLVTLFTRPTSLEQFPFFVLAMLLVFFFSGVGNASTFKQMPMIFPPRQAGGVIGWTAAIAAYGPFLFSTLAGYTQKATGGFTAFFYGLMVFYALNLFLNWYYYARKGAEKPC from the coding sequence ATGCTAAAGGCTTACAAGGGTACCTGGATCCCCGAGTGGAACCCCGAGGATCCCAAGCGCTGGGATTCCGCCTTGGCCTGGCGCACCCTCTGGATCACCACCTTCAACCTCACCCTGGCCTTCATCGCCTGGTTCGTGGTGAGCGCCCTGGTGGTCCGGCTTCCCAAGGTGGGCTTTGAGCTTTCCACCCTCCAGCTCTTCTGGCTCACGGCCATGCCGGGGCTTGCGGGGGGCTCCTTGCGCATCATCTGGACCTTCCTGCCCCCTATCCTGGGCACCCGGCACCTGGTGACCTTCTCCACCTTGCTTTTGCTCATACCCTTGCTGGGCTGGAGCTTTGCTGTGCAGAACACGAATACCCCCTACTGGGTCCTTCTCCTTCTGGCCTTTTTGGCGGGGATCGGCGGGGGGAACTTCTCCGGCTTCATGCCCTCCACCAGCTACTTCTTCCCCAAGCGCCTCCAGGGGACGGCCCTGGGGTTGCAAGCGGGCATCGGCAACTTCGGGGTTTCCGTGGTCCAGTTCGTGACTCCCTGGGTCATCGGCTTCGCCCTCTTCGGCTCCCTTCTGGGTGGGCCCCAGACCTTCACCCCCCAGCCCGGGGTTTCCCAGCCCATCTGGCTCCAGAACGCCACCTTCCTCTGGGTGCCCTTCGTCCTAGTGGGGTCTTGGCTGGCCTGGGTCTACCTGAGAAGCGTCCCGGTGCGGGCCAACTTCCGGGAGCAGTTTGATATTTTCCGGGACAAGCACACCTGGATCATGACCAGCCTCTACGTCATGACCTTCGGCTCCTTCTCCGGGTTTTCCGCCATCTTTCCCCTTTTGATCCGGGAGGTATACGGGAAGTTTGATGGGGCGCCCGATCCCTTGAAGTATGCCTTTTTGGGTCCATTGGTGGGTTCTCTGGCCCGCATCGTTGCCGGGCCCCTCTCGGACCGCTATGGCGGGGCCATCGTCACCCAGGTTTCCGCCGTCGGCATCTTCCTTTCCGCTCTCCTGGTCACCCTCTTCACCCGGCCCACTTCCTTGGAGCAGTTCCCCTTCTTTGTCCTGGCCATGCTCCTGGTCTTCTTCTTCAGTGGGGTGGGGAACGCCAGTACCTTCAAGCAAATGCCCATGATCTTCCCGCCCAGGCAGGCGGGAGGGGTCATCGGCTGGACCGCGGCCATCGCCGCCTACGGGCCCTTCCTCTTCTCCACCCTGGCCGGCTACACCCAGAAGGCCACCGGGGGGTTCACCGCCTTCTTCTACGGCCTCATGGTCTTCTACGCCCTGAACCTCTTCCTGAACTGGTACTACTACGCCCGCAAGGGGGCAGAGAAGCCCTGCTGA